The nucleotide sequence GTGGGCGGGGCCATTCCGCCAGCCGCAACGCCGGGGCGCAACGCCGCCGCCTCGATCGCCGAGCGCTGGGGCATCGTTCCGAGCGACAGCGGCCCCCCGTAGGCCGGCTCCGGCACGTCCCCCGATTCGAGCGCGGTCGCGAGGGCGGCTGCGCTCGGGAAGCGGTTGGTCGGGTCCTTCTCCAGCATCATCATCACCGCCCGCCCGAGGTCGGGGGGGACGCCGGGGCAGCGCTGGTGCACCGGGGTGGGCGTCTCGGAAATGTGCTTGACGAGGAGCGCCGGGGTGCTCGACGCGTTGAACGGGAGCTCGCCCGTCAGCATCTGGTAGCCGACCACGCCTAACGAATAGAGGTCGGTGCGCCCGTCCACCTCGCGCTCCCCCATGGACTGCTCGGGCGACATGTACGCCGGCGTCCCGATCGCCATCCCGGTGGCGGTGAGCCGCGCGTCCGCGCCGTCGCTCACCGCCCGCGCGATGCCGAAGTCGGTGACCATCACCCGCCCGTCCTCACGGTTGATGAGGATGTTGTCGGGCTTGATGTCGCGGTGCACCACCCCGCGTTCGTGGGCGAAGGCCAGGGCGCGGGCCACCTCGAGGAGGCACCGCCGGGTGTCCTCGAACGAGAGCGCCCCGTCGCGGTAGAGGCGCACCGCGAGGTTCTCGCCATCCACGAACGCCATCACGAAGAACACCAGCCCCTCCCGCTCGTCGACGGAATAGATCGGGACGATGTTCGGGTGGCTGAGCTGGGCGGCGGTCTCGGCCTCGCGCAGGAAGCGCGTGCGGATCTCCCCGCGGAAGGCGAGCTCCGGCGGGAGGATCTTGATGGCGACCTGACGCTTGAGTCGCCGGTCCCGCGCCAGGTACACGATCCCCATCCCCCCGCGCCCGATCTCGCGGTCCAACTCGTAGCTGCCACTGAGCACGCGTTCCACGTGTGCGCGAAGCTCGGAGTCGGACGACGAAGCGAAGGGTGCTGACACTCGAGGGGGGGAGGTTGGAGCCTGAAGGACGGACAGCATCGTAGTGTAGCATTCGGCCGAGAGAGCGTCTAGCGCATGGTGCCGCCGCTACGGCGCAGTCGTCCGCACACTACGTCAGAATGGCCCGGGAAAGTTGCAAAGCCCGTCATCATGGCCGAAATCGGGAGCCCGCAACGTGCAGGAAGCGGTACCAGGGAAGACGGACCCACGAGATCCCGCGCTGTGCCTGCGGAACGCAGGGCCAAGGCGGAGTCGTTCACCCTTCGTCTCCCGTTCCCGAACGCGCACGTCCTCGCCTTCTCGTCTTCTCGTCCTCTCGTCCTCCGGTAGAACATGGGCCAACGACAGACCCTCCCCGTCCTCCCCCTTCGCGGGATGGTGACATTCCCGGGCCTCACCTCTCCCATCGCGGCGGGGCGCCCCGGGACCTTGCGCGCCATCGAGGCCGCGCTCAAGGCGGACCGCCTCGTCTTCGCCGTGGCGCAGCGCGACAATACGGACGAGCCCTCCCCGGAAATCCTCTACTCCATGGGCGTCATCGCGCGGATCGGCCAGATCCAGCGCGGCCTGGGCGGCGTGCAGCTCCTCCTCCAGGGAGAGCAGCGGGCCACCTCGCTCCAGTACACGATGGGTGACGGCTATCTCAACGCCATCGTGATGCCCACCGAGGAGATGGCGCCGCTCGACGAGCATGACCCGGCGTTCGAGGCGCTCCACAAGGAGGCACGCGAGCGCGCCCAGGAACTGGGGGAAAAGCGCGGCCTTCCCGAGGAAGTCGTACACCAGGTCCTCGACTCGGTCGACGAGCCGGGGCGCTTCACCGACCTGGTGGCCGGCTACATCGAGCTCCCGGTGGCGGAAAAGCAGGGGCTCCTGGAGACGCTCAGCGTCGAGGAGCGGCTGCGTCGCGTCCTGGTGCACGTCCAGCGCCAGATCGGCATGCTCGAGGCCCAGGAGGAGATCAAGTCCCAGGTGCAAGAGGAGCTGGGAGAGCGCCAGCGCGAGATGTTCCTGCGGGAGCAGCTCAAGGCGATCCAGAAGGAGCTGGGGGAGGACGACCAGTCCAAGGAAGTCGCCGAGCTTCGCGAGAAGCTCGCCAAGCTCGACCTCAAGAAGGAGGCGAGAGCCGAGGTCGAGCGCGAGCTGGGACGCCTCGAGCGGTCGGGGCGCGAGTCCATGGAGGCCCAGGTGATCCGCACCTACCTCGAATGGATCGCCGAGCTCCCCTGGAACCAGCGCTCCGACGACCTCCTCGACCTCAAGCGCGCGACCGAGATCCTCGATGAGGACCACTACGGGCTCAAGGATGTGAAGGATCGCGTCCTGGAGTTCCTCGCCGTGCGCCAGTTGCGCGCCCAGCAGGTGGCCGACGAGGTCAGCAAGACGGGCGAGTTCTCGGCCATGCCGGCCGCCGGCGACGGCGGGGCGGCGGCGGCGCCCGAGGGGAACGGCGAGGGCGACGAGCATGTCATGCCCGACGCACGCGAGGCGAAGGCCCGCGCGATGGCCCGGGGGCCGATCCTCCTCTTCTCCGGCCCGCCGGGGGTGGGGAAGACGTCGATCGCCAAGTCGATCGCCCGCTCGCTGGGGCGCGAGTACGTGCGCGTCGCGTTAGGCGGCGCCCGCGACGAGGCGGACATTCGCGGCCACCGGCGTACCTACGTCGGCGCCATGCCGGGACGCATCATCCAGGGGATGAAGCAGGCGGGGACCAAGAACCCGGTCTTCCTGCTCGATGAGGTGGACAAGCTGGGGCAGTCGTTCCAGGGCGACCCGTCGAGCGCCCTCCTCGAGGTCCTCGACCCGGCGCAGAACGATTCGTTCACCGACCACTATCTCGGGGTCCCGTTCGACCTCAGCGAAGTGCTGTTCATCGCCACGGCCAACTTCATCCAGAACATCCCGGGCCCGCTCCTGGACCGCATGGAGGTGGTGGAGTTCGCCGGCTACACCGAACGCGAGAAGGCAGAGATCGCCAAGAAATACCTGATCCCCCGCCAGCTCGAGGAGTCGGGACTGCAGGACAAGAACGTCGCCTTCGACGATGACGCGGTGATGTCGGTCGTGTCGCAC is from Gemmatimonadetes bacterium SCN 70-22 and encodes:
- a CDS encoding endopeptidase La; translated protein: MGQRQTLPVLPLRGMVTFPGLTSPIAAGRPGTLRAIEAALKADRLVFAVAQRDNTDEPSPEILYSMGVIARIGQIQRGLGGVQLLLQGEQRATSLQYTMGDGYLNAIVMPTEEMAPLDEHDPAFEALHKEARERAQELGEKRGLPEEVVHQVLDSVDEPGRFTDLVAGYIELPVAEKQGLLETLSVEERLRRVLVHVQRQIGMLEAQEEIKSQVQEELGERQREMFLREQLKAIQKELGEDDQSKEVAELREKLAKLDLKKEARAEVERELGRLERSGRESMEAQVIRTYLEWIAELPWNQRSDDLLDLKRATEILDEDHYGLKDVKDRVLEFLAVRQLRAQQVADEVSKTGEFSAMPAAGDGGAAAAPEGNGEGDEHVMPDAREAKARAMARGPILLFSGPPGVGKTSIAKSIARSLGREYVRVALGGARDEADIRGHRRTYVGAMPGRIIQGMKQAGTKNPVFLLDEVDKLGQSFQGDPSSALLEVLDPAQNDSFTDHYLGVPFDLSEVLFIATANFIQNIPGPLLDRMEVVEFAGYTEREKAEIAKKYLIPRQLEESGLQDKNVAFDDDAVMSVVSHYTRESGVRQLEREIGRVCRKVARQLATGDASTIADNRIDADEVRALLGRPKVHPERAQEHHEIGIATGMYYTPMGGDIMFVEASIRGGDGRGALGEEGGARPGPISLILTGQLGDVMKESARAALTYATNNAAALGIPAERINAATEAHIHVPAGAIPKDGPSAGLAIATALVSELSGHPVRRDVAMTGEITLRGRALPIGGLKEKVLGAHRAGIKHIILPKQNADDVEDIPDEVRKELTFHPVETLAEVLAIALTGDGSRHDVKAA